From a region of the Bacteroidota bacterium genome:
- a CDS encoding helix-turn-helix transcriptional regulator — protein sequence METKSWKKIKDSVYGKKGTDRRDELEREFESFKIGLLLRKAREEKHLTQEQLADLVDKKRTFISRIENNGSNLTLKTLYDIVEKGLGGKVKISIEL from the coding sequence ATGGAAACTAAAAGCTGGAAAAAAATAAAAGATTCTGTCTATGGAAAAAAAGGAACCGATAGACGTGATGAACTTGAGCGCGAATTTGAAAGTTTCAAAATAGGATTACTTTTAAGAAAAGCACGCGAGGAAAAACACTTAACACAAGAACAACTTGCAGATCTTGTTGATAAGAAAAGAACTTTCATCTCAAGAATTGAAAATAATGGAAGCAACTTGACATTAAAAACCCTTTACGACATTGTCGAAAAAGGTCTTGGTGGAAAAGTGAAAATTTCAATAGAATTATAA
- a CDS encoding type II toxin-antitoxin system RelE/ParE family toxin — MEIIREVIAYKHYFEDFLKKQPTKVQDKIFKVIEAIETLERVPSNYLKAMEGTNGLYEARIQLGNNIWRVFCFFDKGKLVVLLNGFTKKTQKTPTNEIKKALLLMKEYYENK; from the coding sequence ATGGAAATAATTAGAGAAGTTATAGCGTATAAGCACTATTTTGAAGACTTCCTTAAAAAACAACCAACAAAAGTTCAAGATAAAATCTTCAAGGTAATTGAAGCAATAGAAACCTTAGAACGAGTTCCTTCTAATTACCTCAAGGCGATGGAAGGAACAAATGGTCTTTATGAGGCCAGAATTCAACTTGGCAATAATATTTGGCGAGTTTTTTGCTTTTTTGATAAAGGAAAACTGGTTGTACTTTTAAATGGTTTTACCAAAAAGACACAAAAAACACCAACAAATGAAATTAAAAAAGCGTTATTATTAATGAAAGAGTATTACGAAAATAAATAA